A genomic region of Sideroxydans sp. CL21 contains the following coding sequences:
- the bioF gene encoding 8-amino-7-oxononanoate synthase → MPFIQLQNELDERATLGLLRSRRTLSSPQSPHIIVDGKPYLAFCSNDYLGLANHPQLIAALQQGAQQWGVGAGAAHLVNGHFDPHHQLEQQLAVFVGKPAALLFSTGYMANLGAVQALVGKGDTVFADKLNHASLNDAMLLSRAEVTRYRHGDVAQLEKQLAQTRSGRKLVITDAVFSMDGDIAPLRELLALCEQYDAWLYADDAHGFGVVGEQGRGSMAHFGIASERIVYMATLGKAAGVSGAFIAAEQVVIDTLVNHAHSYVYTTATPPALSVALSQSLQLIAQGDGLRMHLKKLIAQLRNGLSDLPWQLMPSDTAIQPLLVGDNQLALKLSESLRGRGIWVAAIRPPTVPQGTARLRITLSAAHSAADVDQLIGALHELAQES, encoded by the coding sequence ATGCCTTTCATACAATTACAAAACGAGCTGGATGAACGCGCGACACTTGGTCTGTTGCGCAGCCGCCGCACGCTATCCAGTCCGCAGTCCCCTCACATCATTGTGGACGGCAAACCCTATCTTGCCTTCTGCAGCAACGATTATCTCGGCCTCGCCAATCATCCGCAACTGATCGCGGCGCTGCAACAGGGTGCGCAGCAATGGGGAGTCGGTGCGGGAGCAGCGCATCTGGTGAACGGACACTTTGACCCACATCACCAACTCGAACAACAGCTCGCCGTGTTTGTCGGCAAGCCAGCAGCACTGCTGTTTTCCACCGGTTACATGGCGAATCTTGGCGCAGTGCAGGCACTGGTCGGCAAGGGTGATACGGTGTTCGCCGACAAGCTCAACCATGCTTCGCTGAACGATGCGATGCTGCTCTCGCGTGCCGAGGTGACGCGCTACCGGCATGGGGATGTGGCGCAACTGGAAAAGCAGCTCGCACAAACGCGCAGCGGGCGCAAACTTGTCATTACCGATGCCGTGTTCAGCATGGATGGCGATATCGCCCCGTTGCGAGAATTGCTGGCCTTGTGCGAGCAATATGATGCATGGCTGTACGCGGACGATGCGCACGGTTTCGGTGTTGTCGGCGAGCAGGGACGCGGTTCAATGGCGCATTTCGGCATCGCGTCCGAACGTATCGTCTACATGGCAACATTGGGCAAGGCAGCAGGCGTGTCGGGCGCATTCATCGCGGCCGAGCAGGTTGTCATCGACACGCTCGTCAACCATGCACACAGCTACGTCTACACCACGGCCACGCCGCCTGCCTTGTCTGTTGCGCTGTCGCAGAGCCTGCAGCTGATCGCCCAGGGTGATGGATTGCGCATGCATCTGAAGAAGCTCATTGCGCAGTTGCGCAACGGTCTGTCTGATCTGCCATGGCAACTGATGCCTTCGGATACCGCGATACAACCGCTCCTGGTCGGCGATAACCAGCTGGCACTGAAGCTGAGTGAGAGTCTGCGCGGGCGCGGCATCTGGGTCGCGGCGATCCGCCCGCCTACCGTGCCGCAGGGCACGGCAAGGTTGCGCATTACGCTATCGGCAGCGCACAGCGCGGCAGATGTGGATCAACTCATCGGGGCACTGCATGAGCTTGCACAGGAGTCGTAA
- a CDS encoding tetratricopeptide repeat protein yields MSLINQVLNELESRGANVPLGEQTIRAVPPRKQSHVMRYVFAAVTLLILLASAKWYLGRTMIIAHEQPVVAVIPKVVVLPPAGPASAIVSAPVETAGMTPGSGISPPAADLHGKQILVVKGEEQPVTAPDAKKAVHKPKHVTDRIADNSGGIPAENSQDLQLKTVSPQQRAEGEYRKANLALQEGRTNDALADYENALLIDSSHKDARKAWVALLISLKRNEDAERVLQKGLKRDPHDASFAMLMARLQVERGAMPLALETLQKTLPYAEDQADYQAFLAALLQRQNLQEEAVAHYQVALKLAPNNGIWLMGLGISLQALKRNDDARNAYQRALASNSLSAQLQAFVQNKLKEL; encoded by the coding sequence ATGAGCCTCATCAACCAGGTATTGAACGAGCTGGAAAGCCGGGGTGCAAACGTGCCCCTGGGCGAGCAAACGATACGTGCCGTTCCTCCCCGCAAGCAATCGCATGTGATGCGCTATGTTTTTGCGGCGGTCACGTTGTTGATCCTGTTGGCGTCGGCGAAGTGGTATCTGGGACGCACAATGATTATTGCGCACGAACAGCCTGTAGTTGCGGTTATACCGAAGGTAGTCGTGCTCCCGCCAGCGGGTCCGGCATCGGCGATAGTTTCAGCCCCCGTCGAGACTGCGGGCATGACTCCCGGGTCCGGCATATCTCCGCCTGCCGCTGATTTGCATGGCAAGCAGATACTTGTGGTGAAGGGCGAAGAACAGCCTGTAACCGCGCCTGATGCGAAGAAGGCCGTGCACAAGCCTAAGCATGTGACGGATCGGATTGCCGACAACTCGGGTGGCATACCTGCAGAAAACTCTCAGGACCTGCAACTCAAGACAGTCAGCCCGCAACAACGGGCTGAGGGCGAATATCGCAAAGCCAATCTGGCATTGCAGGAAGGGAGAACGAATGACGCGCTGGCGGACTATGAGAATGCGTTGCTCATTGATTCATCGCATAAGGATGCGCGCAAAGCCTGGGTCGCTTTGCTGATCAGCCTTAAACGCAACGAAGACGCCGAACGCGTGCTGCAAAAAGGGTTGAAGCGCGACCCGCACGACGCTTCCTTTGCCATGTTGATGGCGCGTTTGCAGGTGGAGCGCGGCGCTATGCCGCTGGCCCTTGAAACGCTGCAGAAGACGTTGCCATATGCCGAGGATCAGGCCGATTACCAGGCATTTCTGGCAGCCTTGTTGCAGCGCCAGAACCTTCAGGAAGAGGCCGTTGCACATTATCAAGTCGCGCTGAAACTGGCACCCAATAACGGTATTTGGCTGATGGGTCTTGGAATCTCGCTGCAGGCGCTAAAACGCAACGACGATGCCCGTAACGCCTACCAGCGCGCGCTGGCCTCGAATAGCCTGAGCGCCCAGTTGCAGGCATTCGTGCAGAACAAGCTCAAAGAACTCTGA
- the bioB gene encoding biotin synthase BioB translates to MQTKTVEFARPAQSQTTPQRWSVAEVEALFKLPFSDLMYRAQQVHREHFDPNAVQLSTLLSIKTGGCAEDCGYCSQSSYHSAGVENTKMLELDEVLKAAKAAKQAGAGRFCMGAAWREPSREDMTAVLDMVKEVRALGLETCATLGMLNDEQAGQLRDAGLDYYNHNLDTAPEFYGNIISTRDYQDRIDTLERVRNAGMHVCSGGIIGMGESLTQRAGLIAQLANMDPYPESVPINNLVKVEGTPLADTEDIDPLDFVRTIAAARITMPQAFVRLSAGRGEMSDAVQALCFLAGANSIFYGDQLLTTGNPAVERDRALMDKLGMHPLTDNH, encoded by the coding sequence ATGCAAACCAAAACCGTCGAATTCGCCCGTCCCGCCCAATCCCAAACGACGCCGCAGCGCTGGAGCGTCGCGGAAGTTGAGGCACTGTTCAAATTGCCCTTCTCGGACCTGATGTATCGCGCGCAACAAGTGCACCGCGAGCATTTTGACCCGAACGCGGTGCAGCTTTCTACCTTATTGTCGATCAAGACAGGAGGCTGTGCCGAGGACTGCGGTTACTGCTCGCAGTCGTCATACCACTCCGCTGGGGTGGAAAATACCAAAATGCTGGAACTTGACGAGGTTTTGAAGGCAGCCAAAGCGGCAAAACAAGCCGGTGCCGGCCGCTTTTGCATGGGAGCCGCGTGGCGCGAACCTTCCAGGGAAGATATGACGGCTGTGCTGGATATGGTCAAGGAGGTGCGGGCACTGGGTTTGGAGACTTGCGCGACGCTGGGCATGCTGAACGACGAGCAGGCCGGACAGTTGCGGGACGCCGGGCTGGATTACTACAACCACAACCTGGATACCGCACCCGAGTTCTACGGCAACATCATCAGTACGCGCGACTATCAGGACCGCATCGACACGCTGGAACGCGTGCGCAACGCAGGCATGCATGTTTGCAGCGGCGGCATCATCGGCATGGGCGAGAGCTTGACGCAACGCGCCGGCCTGATCGCGCAATTGGCCAACATGGATCCTTACCCGGAAAGCGTGCCCATCAATAATCTGGTCAAGGTGGAAGGCACGCCGCTGGCAGATACAGAAGATATCGACCCGCTGGATTTCGTGCGCACCATTGCCGCCGCGCGTATCACTATGCCGCAAGCATTTGTGCGGCTCTCTGCCGGACGGGGGGAGATGAGCGATGCGGTACAGGCGCTGTGCTTCCTCGCCGGGGCCAACTCCATTTTTTACGGCGACCAGTTATTGACGACGGGCAATCCTGCAGTCGAACGGGATCGCGCGCTGATGGATAAGCTCGGCATGCACCCGCTTACGGATAACCACTAG
- a CDS encoding agglutinin biogenesis protein, giving the protein MTMQVQLNKVVSKVDAMSLRERALIFAAAAFLLVSLIDALFLEPLLVKQKMLSTQVVQQQEKMKEAQSQIAALLQAKQADANSPQRERIRLLRQQIVDGNAYLNDRRDKLVPPEKMAQLLEQVLNKNDRLKLVALNTLPVSLLIEPSADAPPSQTTGLERQIYKHGVKITVRGSYADLLQYLTALEKLPTQMYWGVVKMDVVQHPTVELTLTLYTLSLDKTWLQV; this is encoded by the coding sequence ATGACCATGCAGGTGCAGCTCAATAAAGTCGTTTCCAAAGTTGACGCGATGTCTTTGCGCGAACGTGCATTGATCTTCGCCGCCGCTGCGTTTCTGCTTGTATCGTTGATCGATGCCCTGTTTCTTGAGCCGCTGTTGGTCAAACAGAAGATGCTTTCCACCCAGGTTGTCCAGCAGCAGGAAAAAATGAAGGAAGCGCAATCCCAGATTGCCGCGTTATTGCAGGCCAAGCAGGCGGATGCCAACTCACCCCAGCGCGAGCGCATACGCTTATTGCGCCAGCAGATCGTCGATGGGAATGCCTACCTAAATGATCGACGCGACAAGCTGGTGCCGCCGGAAAAAATGGCTCAACTGCTGGAACAAGTGCTGAACAAAAATGACCGTTTGAAATTGGTCGCACTCAATACCTTGCCTGTGAGTCTGCTGATCGAGCCATCCGCGGATGCGCCTCCCAGCCAAACAACGGGGCTGGAAAGACAAATATATAAACACGGTGTAAAGATCACCGTGCGCGGAAGTTATGCAGACTTGTTGCAGTATCTGACCGCTTTGGAAAAATTGCCTACCCAGATGTACTGGGGGGTGGTAAAAATGGATGTGGTGCAACATCCTACCGTTGAACTGACCCTGACGCTATACACCCTAAGTTTGGACAAGACATGGCTACAGGTTTGA
- the bioC gene encoding malonyl-ACP O-methyltransferase BioC: MNEFEIDKRQVRRAFNRAAQQYDAAAILQREVCTRMLERLDYVKLQPTRLLDVGSGTGWGTRQLGERYPKAEITALDIAIGMLQLARGTSGWWSKLFSSRRENYLCADVEALPVASGSIGMVWSNLALQWCNDLPATFVELNRVLKVDGLLMFSSFGVDTLRELRTAFHDVDGYNHLSRFADMHDIGDMLVAAGFTDPVMEMERITLTYNDVRAVMQDLKSIGAHNATAGRAPGMMGKAAWQRVIENYEKLRRDGKLPATFEIIYGHAWKPAPKATADGRAIIRTDFKL; the protein is encoded by the coding sequence ATGAATGAATTCGAGATAGACAAGCGGCAGGTCAGGCGCGCCTTCAACCGCGCAGCTCAACAATACGATGCGGCCGCAATCTTGCAGCGCGAAGTGTGTACGCGCATGCTGGAGCGACTGGACTACGTCAAGCTGCAGCCCACGCGCTTGCTGGATGTTGGTAGCGGCACGGGGTGGGGCACGCGCCAATTGGGCGAGCGCTACCCCAAAGCGGAAATCACCGCGCTGGATATCGCCATCGGCATGCTGCAACTGGCGCGCGGAACGTCGGGCTGGTGGAGCAAGTTGTTCTCGTCCAGGCGCGAGAATTACCTGTGTGCCGATGTCGAGGCTCTGCCTGTCGCCTCAGGCAGCATCGGGATGGTGTGGTCGAATCTGGCGCTGCAATGGTGCAACGATCTGCCTGCCACCTTTGTCGAATTGAACCGTGTGCTTAAAGTGGACGGCTTGCTGATGTTTTCCAGTTTCGGCGTGGATACCCTGCGGGAGTTGCGAACCGCCTTTCATGACGTGGATGGCTATAACCATCTCAGCCGTTTCGCCGACATGCACGATATCGGCGATATGCTGGTGGCGGCAGGTTTCACCGATCCGGTGATGGAAATGGAACGGATCACGCTGACCTACAACGATGTGCGGGCGGTGATGCAGGACCTGAAAAGCATCGGTGCGCACAATGCCACCGCCGGTCGCGCGCCTGGCATGATGGGCAAGGCGGCATGGCAGCGGGTTATCGAGAATTACGAAAAGCTGCGCCGCGACGGCAAACTGCCGGCCACTTTCGAGATCATCTACGGCCATGCGTGGAAACCTGCGCCGAAGGCGACTGCGGACGGGCGCGCCATCATCAGGACGGATTTCAAGCTATGA
- a CDS encoding secretin N-terminal domain-containing protein: MKRVSVLLTVLLLSACATGGNPKNVAAEKINQEMDAAVASHEAAKQEAVNQALLPPLAVATQSDSKPPETRFDLAVNSTPAKQVFMAIVSGTRYSVLVHPDVSGNISLSLKDVTVFDALESIRELYGYEYKVDGTRIYIQPLTLQTRIFQVNYLTGNRAGTSSVRVTSSALTDSSSTSSAGGAGGGASQNMNQGTTIVGGGENKNLKFERGTDNSSKVTTTTSTDFWNELSLALKTIVGDEKGRSIVISPMSGVIVIRAMPDELRSVSAYLKASQISIERQVILEAKIVEVQLNESFQSGVNWAIFKNGPNSHLTAGQGSPGSSLTQPGTALSSIPLTATAGSSLLPTATTALPAGTTPGTMFGMAFQNSNFASLLNFLETQGDVHVLSSPRIATLNNQKAVLKVGTDEFFVTGVTGGMASTQLVPGIPPTVTVQPFFSGIALDVTPRIDENNEIILHVHPSVSTVSTVNKFVDLGVLLGTMNLPLASSSVSETDSIVRARDGQIVAIGGLMRQAETNDNSGIPGLPKSIFGQTNRTTEKRELVILIKPTVVDSDKDWSDDIARSRERLSNMSK; the protein is encoded by the coding sequence ATGAAACGAGTGTCAGTATTGCTGACGGTATTGCTGTTGTCTGCCTGCGCAACGGGCGGCAACCCCAAGAACGTGGCGGCGGAGAAGATCAATCAGGAGATGGATGCAGCTGTCGCATCGCACGAGGCTGCAAAGCAGGAGGCTGTAAATCAGGCACTGTTGCCTCCATTGGCGGTCGCTACCCAGTCCGACAGCAAGCCTCCTGAAACCAGGTTCGATCTGGCGGTCAACAGCACTCCGGCAAAGCAGGTGTTCATGGCGATCGTTTCCGGCACACGTTACAGCGTGCTGGTGCATCCGGACGTGAGCGGGAATATTTCTCTTTCCCTGAAAGATGTGACCGTGTTCGACGCGCTGGAATCGATACGGGAGCTGTACGGCTACGAATACAAGGTGGACGGCACCCGGATCTACATCCAGCCGTTGACATTGCAGACGCGCATTTTCCAGGTGAATTATCTGACCGGAAATCGAGCCGGGACCTCCTCGGTGCGCGTGACATCAAGTGCGCTGACCGACAGTTCTTCAACATCGTCAGCCGGCGGTGCCGGCGGCGGCGCAAGTCAGAATATGAACCAGGGAACGACGATAGTCGGCGGCGGAGAAAACAAGAACCTGAAATTCGAGCGCGGCACCGACAACAGCAGCAAAGTCACCACCACGACGTCGACCGACTTCTGGAATGAATTGAGCTTGGCACTCAAGACGATTGTGGGCGACGAGAAAGGCCGCAGTATCGTCATCAGTCCGATGTCGGGAGTGATTGTGATTCGTGCCATGCCGGACGAATTGCGGAGCGTCAGCGCATATCTCAAGGCTTCGCAGATATCCATTGAGCGCCAGGTGATCCTTGAGGCCAAGATCGTCGAAGTACAACTGAACGAATCTTTCCAGTCCGGCGTTAACTGGGCGATATTCAAGAACGGACCGAATAGTCACTTGACCGCCGGGCAGGGCAGCCCAGGCAGTTCCCTGACTCAGCCCGGGACGGCATTGTCGAGCATCCCGCTCACGGCGACGGCTGGCTCATCGCTGCTTCCGACAGCGACTACGGCATTGCCGGCAGGTACGACTCCGGGAACAATGTTCGGCATGGCTTTCCAGAACAGCAACTTTGCCTCGCTGCTGAATTTCCTGGAGACGCAAGGCGATGTGCATGTGCTGTCCAGCCCTCGTATCGCCACCTTGAACAACCAGAAGGCCGTGCTGAAAGTTGGCACGGACGAGTTTTTCGTGACGGGGGTTACGGGCGGCATGGCATCGACGCAGTTGGTGCCGGGTATTCCGCCCACAGTCACGGTACAGCCGTTCTTTTCCGGAATCGCTTTGGATGTGACACCGCGCATCGACGAGAACAACGAGATCATCCTGCATGTGCATCCTTCAGTGAGCACGGTTTCGACCGTCAACAAGTTTGTAGACCTGGGCGTGCTGTTGGGAACCATGAATTTGCCATTGGCATCGAGCTCGGTCTCGGAAACGGATAGCATCGTGCGTGCGCGCGACGGACAGATCGTGGCCATAGGCGGCTTGATGCGTCAGGCAGAGACTAACGACAATTCCGGCATACCGGGATTGCCTAAATCGATCTTCGGACAGACTAACAGGACCACCGAGAAACGCGAACTGGTGATACTGATCAAACCGACCGTAGTGGACAGCGACAAGGACTGGTCGGACGATATCGCGCGCAGCCGTGAGCGCTTAAGCAACATGTCCAAATAA
- a CDS encoding AAA family ATPase, giving the protein MYLAHFGLRELPFSLTPDTSFFFACTNYQEGLNTLLVAARTGEGFIKIVGEVGNGKTLLCRKFIATLNSDRETTTAIGTQDGGVSGRHAAKFITAYIPNPYLEPRSLLLALAEEFRIEVDNSFDQHQLLKELTRTLLNFARDGKRVLVCLDEAQAMPLESLEMLRLLTNLETEKRKLMQVVLFGQPELDERLKQNSVRQLRQRISFQYELQGLHRDEMDRYLRHRLAVAGFKGETLFGPRAVNLLHRVTRGTPRLANIVAHKALLLSYAEGRQQVQARHVRKAAADTPEAYKDWMVWVWSGAAAVAVSALVALGMWLK; this is encoded by the coding sequence ATGTATCTTGCGCACTTCGGCCTGCGCGAATTGCCGTTCTCGCTGACGCCCGACACCAGCTTCTTCTTTGCCTGCACCAATTATCAGGAAGGCCTGAACACACTGCTGGTGGCGGCGCGCACCGGCGAAGGCTTCATCAAGATCGTGGGCGAGGTGGGTAACGGCAAGACTTTGCTGTGTCGCAAGTTCATCGCCACGCTCAACAGTGACCGAGAAACCACCACGGCCATCGGAACGCAGGACGGCGGTGTCAGTGGACGCCATGCGGCGAAATTCATTACCGCTTACATCCCCAATCCCTACTTGGAACCGCGCAGCCTTTTGCTGGCGCTGGCGGAAGAGTTTCGCATCGAGGTAGATAACTCCTTTGACCAGCACCAATTACTGAAGGAACTGACGCGTACCCTGCTCAATTTTGCGCGCGATGGAAAGCGTGTGCTGGTGTGTCTGGATGAAGCGCAGGCAATGCCGCTGGAAAGCCTGGAAATGCTGCGCCTGCTCACCAATCTGGAGACTGAAAAGCGCAAACTGATGCAGGTAGTGTTGTTCGGGCAGCCGGAACTGGACGAGCGCCTCAAGCAGAATTCGGTGCGACAGTTGCGCCAGCGCATCAGCTTTCAATATGAACTGCAAGGACTGCATCGGGACGAAATGGATCGTTACCTGCGCCATCGCCTGGCCGTGGCCGGCTTCAAGGGGGAGACGCTGTTCGGTCCGAGGGCTGTCAATCTGCTGCACCGGGTTACGCGCGGCACGCCCAGGCTGGCGAACATCGTCGCACACAAGGCATTGTTGCTAAGCTATGCGGAAGGTCGCCAGCAGGTTCAGGCGCGGCATGTGCGCAAAGCCGCGGCCGATACGCCGGAAGCATACAAGGACTGGATGGTATGGGTCTGGTCGGGAGCTGCCGCGGTGGCGGTGTCTGCGCTTGTTGCGTTGGGAATGTGGCTGAAATGA
- the bioH gene encoding pimeloyl-ACP methyl ester esterase BioH yields the protein MHIEVTGSGAPLLLIHGWGMHGGVWEEVAQKLAADIRVHSVDLPGYGYSEAGKITTLDAIVDELSASFDEPLAVCGWSLGGQIALHWAAREPDKVRRLILVASTPCFARRADWSCGMESEVLAQFAGDLEQNHATTLRRFIALQLRGSENERELQVRLRERLFSRGEPDMVALRAGLDILRDVDLRGELQHIKQPAMIIAGERDKLTPPAASRYLARAMPSARLMEVAGAAHAPFLSHPEIFVEQIKSFLHE from the coding sequence ATGCATATTGAAGTGACTGGCAGCGGAGCGCCGTTGTTGTTGATTCACGGTTGGGGCATGCACGGCGGTGTCTGGGAAGAGGTGGCACAGAAGCTGGCCGCAGATATCCGGGTGCATAGCGTCGATCTGCCGGGTTATGGCTACAGCGAAGCGGGAAAAATCACCACGCTCGATGCGATCGTTGACGAGCTGTCTGCCAGTTTCGATGAGCCGCTTGCAGTATGCGGCTGGTCTTTGGGAGGTCAGATCGCATTGCACTGGGCGGCACGCGAGCCCGACAAGGTTCGGCGCCTGATCCTGGTTGCGAGCACGCCGTGTTTCGCCCGGCGCGCAGACTGGAGTTGCGGCATGGAGAGCGAGGTATTGGCGCAATTCGCCGGCGATCTGGAGCAGAACCATGCGACCACCCTGCGCCGTTTCATCGCGTTGCAGCTGCGCGGCAGCGAGAACGAACGCGAATTGCAGGTGCGGTTGCGCGAACGCCTGTTCAGTCGCGGCGAACCGGACATGGTTGCCCTGCGTGCCGGATTGGATATCCTGCGTGATGTCGATCTGCGCGGAGAATTGCAGCATATCAAGCAACCAGCCATGATTATTGCCGGTGAGCGCGACAAATTGACGCCACCCGCAGCGTCGCGCTATCTGGCGCGAGCCATGCCATCGGCGCGATTGATGGAAGTGGCAGGTGCGGCACATGCCCCCTTTCTGTCGCACCCTGAAATTTTTGTCGAACAAATAAAGAGTTTTCTGCATGAATGA
- a CDS encoding sulfite exporter TauE/SafE family protein has product MVEFSLVAVFLVGLLSGVHCLGMCGSIVGVFTAQVPKDAARWPFHLAYSSGRIMSYAMAGALVGAVGQAGLLMRDAVPVQHLLFTLSSLMLVVLGLYLAGVWGAVRQLERLGGGLWKRLQPYTTRLLPVNTVPRALGLGALWGWLPCGLVYSVLLTALASGNAMRGALIMLAFGLGTLPNLLAIGLFWEGIKGWVQSPRVRLMAGLLVAMFGVYGLIKVGYTFYINGWSGSCHVPA; this is encoded by the coding sequence ATGGTTGAATTCAGTCTTGTCGCGGTGTTCCTGGTCGGGTTGCTCAGCGGCGTACATTGTCTGGGCATGTGCGGTAGCATCGTCGGTGTCTTTACCGCGCAAGTGCCGAAAGATGCGGCGCGCTGGCCGTTCCACCTGGCCTACAGCAGCGGGCGCATCATGAGTTACGCGATGGCAGGGGCGCTGGTCGGTGCGGTGGGGCAAGCCGGCTTGCTGATGCGCGACGCGGTTCCGGTGCAACATTTGCTCTTTACGTTGTCGAGCCTGATGCTTGTTGTGCTGGGCCTGTATCTTGCCGGTGTGTGGGGGGCGGTGCGGCAACTCGAACGGTTGGGCGGAGGTCTGTGGAAACGCCTGCAGCCCTATACGACCAGACTGTTGCCGGTGAACACGGTGCCGCGTGCGCTGGGATTGGGTGCGCTATGGGGCTGGCTGCCGTGCGGGCTGGTGTACAGCGTGTTGCTCACCGCACTGGCCAGCGGCAACGCGATGCGCGGCGCACTCATCATGCTGGCTTTCGGTCTGGGCACCCTGCCGAATCTGCTCGCGATCGGTCTGTTCTGGGAAGGTATCAAGGGCTGGGTGCAGTCGCCCCGCGTCAGGCTGATGGCGGGGTTGCTGGTGGCGATGTTCGGCGTGTACGGCTTGATCAAGGTCGGATACACATTTTATATAAACGGATGGAGCGGTAGCTGTCATGTCCCTGCGTAA
- the bioD gene encoding dethiobiotin synthase has product MSYFVTGTDTGVGKTLVSCALLHAFSARGKRVAGFKPVAAGCDDDDHNEDAKLLRAASTVQATYGQINPYCFHRPIAPHLAARHAGVNIEFPRIMASYRELAGQADEVIVEGAGGFCVPLNDRQTSADLARQLGLPVILVVGMRLGCLNHALLTMHAIAHYQLECAGWVANVLDAGMPALQENIQALRERIAAPLLGVIPCQPQPDARAAVAHLNLEMLEIKETDG; this is encoded by the coding sequence ATGAGTTATTTCGTCACCGGAACCGATACCGGCGTGGGCAAGACGCTGGTGAGTTGTGCGCTGCTGCACGCCTTCTCCGCGCGGGGCAAGCGTGTGGCCGGATTCAAACCGGTGGCGGCGGGTTGCGACGATGACGACCACAACGAAGATGCCAAACTGCTGCGCGCCGCGAGCACGGTGCAGGCCACCTACGGCCAGATCAATCCTTATTGTTTCCATCGTCCTATCGCCCCGCATCTGGCCGCACGGCATGCCGGCGTGAACATTGAGTTCCCGCGCATCATGGCCTCGTACCGGGAGCTGGCCGGGCAGGCCGACGAGGTCATCGTCGAAGGGGCGGGAGGATTCTGCGTGCCGCTGAACGACAGGCAGACCAGTGCTGATCTCGCCAGACAGCTCGGGCTGCCGGTCATACTGGTGGTGGGTATGCGGCTGGGATGCCTGAATCATGCCTTGCTGACGATGCACGCTATCGCCCATTACCAACTAGAATGTGCGGGTTGGGTGGCCAATGTGCTGGATGCGGGCATGCCCGCTTTGCAGGAGAACATCCAGGCATTGCGCGAGCGCATTGCGGCGCCGCTGTTGGGTGTCATTCCCTGTCAGCCGCAACCGGATGCCAGGGCGGCGGTTGCGCATTTGAATTTGGAGATGTTGGAGATAAAAGAAACCGATGGTTGA
- a CDS encoding ComF family protein — MSILSHRLLNISAKFIHLLPAQPCLLCGAPSRSGLCCAACDTELPRLTGKHCPVCALPTPAGDVCGECLKQPPAFDHTVAAFSYNFPLDKLIQSLKFRERLILVNYLADAVVKRVNTMPDCLVALPLHPLRLRERGFNQSMLLARRISRRLGIPLLAHACERVRNTPPQSSLPWKERDKNMRQAFTCKPDADVRGKHVAIVDDVMTTGASIGELAQAMKLAGAREVSAWVVARTLPHDH, encoded by the coding sequence TTGTCTATTTTATCCCATCGCCTGTTAAACATCAGTGCAAAATTTATACACCTGTTGCCTGCACAGCCCTGCCTGCTCTGTGGCGCGCCCAGCCGGAGCGGTCTGTGTTGCGCGGCTTGCGATACCGAATTGCCGCGCCTGACCGGAAAGCACTGCCCGGTTTGCGCCCTACCCACCCCGGCTGGCGATGTGTGCGGGGAATGTTTGAAGCAACCTCCAGCCTTCGACCATACCGTGGCCGCGTTCAGCTATAACTTCCCGCTCGACAAGCTGATCCAGTCACTCAAGTTTCGCGAACGATTGATACTGGTCAATTATCTGGCCGATGCCGTTGTAAAGCGGGTAAACACAATGCCCGATTGCCTGGTCGCCTTGCCGCTGCATCCATTGCGATTGCGTGAAAGGGGTTTCAACCAATCGATGCTGCTGGCGCGCCGTATCTCGCGCAGGCTGGGCATACCCCTGCTTGCGCATGCCTGCGAGAGGGTGCGCAACACGCCGCCGCAATCCTCGCTGCCGTGGAAGGAACGCGACAAGAACATGCGCCAGGCCTTCACCTGCAAGCCCGACGCCGATGTGCGCGGCAAACATGTTGCGATCGTGGATGATGTGATGACGACAGGCGCATCAATCGGTGAGTTGGCACAGGCCATGAAGCTGGCCGGTGCACGTGAAGTGAGCGCCTGGGTGGTGGCACGGACATTGCCGCACGACCATTAA